In the genome of Raphanus sativus cultivar WK10039 chromosome 4, ASM80110v3, whole genome shotgun sequence, one region contains:
- the LOC108854416 gene encoding UBP1-associated protein 2B — protein MAERKRKLEPQSNDDAATEEQPPQKQQLQFENGDEGIITTEINKKENDDDRDENQRPEEDDGEPIEDLLEPFSKEQLSILLKEAAEKHRDVADRIRIVADEDPVHRKIFVHGFAWDTKADALIKAFKQYGEIEDCKCVVDKVTGQSKGYGFILFKSRSGARGALKQPQKKIGTRMAACQLASMGPVQGGGNTVVGASSQHFNPEHVQRKIYVSNVSAEIDPQRLLEFFSRFGEVEEGPLGLDKATGRPKGFTLFVYKTAESAKKALEEPHKSFEGHVLHCHKANDGPKPVKQQHQHHQNNYNQRSRYQRNEDTGYGASGGHGHFLAGNGNNQGLNPAIGQAITAALLASQGAGVGMNQAFGQALLGTLGAPSPGAVGGMPSGYGTQANMTPEVFPGYGFQGGYQGGYQTQLPGQGGYQSQQPGQGGAGRGQHGLGYGGQYM, from the coding sequence ATGGCAGAAAGGAAGAGAAAGCTCGAACCTCAATCCAACGACGACGCCGCCACAGAGGAGCAACCCCCGCAGAAGCAGCAGCTCCAATTCGAAAACGGCGACGAAGGAATCATCACCACAGAGATCAACAAAAAGGAAAACGACGACGATAGAGACGAGAATCAACGCCCTGAGGAAGACGACGGAGAGCCGATCGAAGATCTCCTGGAACCGTTTTCGAAGGAACAGCTCTCGATTCTCCTCAAGGAAGCAGCGGAGAAGCACCGCGACGTGGCCGATCGGATCCGAATCGTTGCGGACGAGGATCCGGTTCACCGCAAGATCTTCGTGCACGGATTCGCGTGGGACACCAAAGCGGACGCGCTAATCAAAGCGTTTAAGCAGTATGGAGAGATCGAGGATTGCAAATGCGTCGTCGATAAGGTCACGGGACAGTCCAAAGGCTACGGGTTTATCCTATTCAAGTCGCGTTCCGGCGCTCGCGGGGCTCTCAAGCAGCCTCAGAAGAAGATAGGGACTCGTATGGCTGCGTGTCAGTTAGCTTCCATGGGACCTGTTCAAGGAGGAGGGAACACTGTGGTGGGGGCGAGTTCTCAGCATTTTAACCCTGAGCATGTTCAGAGGAAGATCTATGTTAGTAACGTGAGCGCGGAGATTGATCCGCAGAGGTTGCTTGAGTTTTTCTCGAGGTTTGGGGAGGTGGAAGAAGGTCCGTTGGGGCTTGATAAAGCTACTGGGAGACCTAAAGGTTTCACTTTGTTTGTGTATAAGACTGCGGAGAGTGCTAAGAAGGCGTTGGAGGAGCCGCATAAGAGCTTTGAAGGCCATGTGTTGCATTGCCATAAAGCTAACGACGGGCCTAAACCTGTTAAGCAGCAGCATCAGCATCACCAGAACAATTATAATCAACGTTCACGCTACCAAAGGAACGAAGACACTGGTTACGGTGCAAGTGGAGGACATGGGCATTTCTTAGCTGGTAATGGTAATAACCAGGGGTTAAACCCAGCAATTGGTCAGGCCATCACGGCGGCTTTGCTGGCGTCTCAAGGTGCTGGAGTGGGTATGAACCAAGCGTTTGGACAGGCGTTGTTGGGGACTTTGGGGGCGCCTAGCCCAGGAGCGGTAGGTGGAATGCCAAGTGGCTATGGTACTCAAGCGAATATGACACCAGAGGTCTTTCCTGGTTACGGTTTCCAAGGTGGTTATCAGGGAGGTTATCAGACTCAGCTTCCTGGTCAGGGAGGTTATCAGAGTCAGCAACCTGGCCAGGGCGGTGCTGGAAGAGGGCAGCATGGTTTAGGGTATGGTGGTCAGTACATGTAA
- the LOC108854417 gene encoding ABSCISIC ACID-INSENSITIVE 5-like protein 3 has product MQTIPDSLHTPTIHVVYMGSLRGNVEEPIHQSLPRQNSLYSLKLHEVQTHFGSSSKPLGSMNLDELLKSVWSAEATQPLEGTEEGITRQRSLTLPRGLSRKTVEDVWRDIQQDKNGCSSNNPNKQPTFGEITLEDLLLKAGVVTEAMTVPQNVVNVASNGQWAQYQHQPQHQGFMPYPVCDMQEMVSPTSFVMGGLSDTPPQAHGRKRVASSGGEFVERIVERKQKRMIKNRESASRSRARKQAYTQELEIKVSSLEEENQKLRRLMEVEKILPSEPPPEPKWKLRRASSASF; this is encoded by the exons ATGCAAACCATCCCCGATTCTCTTCACACACCAACCATCCAT GTGGTTTACATGGGTTCTCTAAGAGGAAACGTTGAAGAGCCTATCCATCAGTCATTACCTAGACAAAACTCTCTCTACAGCTTAAAGCTGCATGAGGTTCAAACCCACTTTGGAAGTTCCTCAAAACCATTGGGAAGCATGAACCTTGACGAGCTTCTCAAGAGTGTCTGGTCTGCTGAAGCTACTCAGCCACTAGAAGGAACAGAGGAAGGGATCACTCGTCAAAGAAGCTTGACCTTGCCTCGAGGTCTCAGCAGAAAGACAGTTGAAGATGTTTGGAGAGACATTCAACAGGACAAGAACGGATGCAGTAGTAATAATCCTAACAAGCAGCCTACATTCGGTGAAATCACACTTGAGGATTTGCTGTTAAAAGCTGGTGTAGTGACTGAGGCAATGACGGTCCCTCAGAATGTTGTCAACGTAGCTTCAAATGGGCAATGGGCTCAGTATCAACATCAGCCTCAGCATCAAGGGTTTATGCCGTATCCGGTTTGTGACATGCAAGAAATGGTGTCTCCGACGAGTTTCGTGATGGGTGGATTATCTGATACACCACCACAAGCACATGGGAGGAAAAGAGTGGCTTCATCAGGAGGAGAGTTCGTGGAGAGGATTGTAGAGAGGAAGCAGAAGAGGATGATCAAGAACAGAGAATCTGCATCACGTTCACGAGCTAGGAAACAG GCTTATACTCAAGAATTAGAGATCAAGGTTTCAAGcttagaagaagaaaaccaaaaacttCGGAGGCTAATG GAGGTGGAGAAGATCCTGCCAAGTGAACCACCACCGGAACCTAAGTGGAAGCTCAGGCGAGCAAGCTCTGCTTCTTTCTGA